The Lysobacter enzymogenes genome window below encodes:
- a CDS encoding transglycosylase SLT domain-containing protein, with product MSGPGHSAPGAGDAAAPRRTAASAARPPRRALFAALAAGLCWLAAAPGVASAADAPAGADAATRNGRDIYQRFRDGLADPSCEPGVSARWRQHFANAPKRLASKDDDLLPLFGYVVDALRENHLPTEYALIPFVESGYRPGARSAAGPAGLWQMIAMTARNHRVPMREGYDGRLSPVESTQAAVRYLKTLHGMFGGDWRLTVMAYNAGEYRVFNAIKRAGVNIADARHDQLTGLSDITTAYVRKLHALSCLMEQADDREEWLSALDRPVPRLAAVTVPDGVDSVGEWAARTDQDAAWLQRLNPVFGDGRIGRPGGRRAPLLAVAATAVGAPAATTPELATASGDLPPADANAKTAANARSADAAKSLASAKPGDAGKGDAKTFASAKPGDAAKIDAKSLAANPSGDAARNDSKPVAANKPGDAAKDYAKPIASAASRDNAASTFGSVDDDRPAEAAARPAKPQRAQAAAAPRKHTVGRGENAWTIAKRYGVRAADLLKRNGLAANAVLKPGQSLLIDSPAGKRK from the coding sequence GTGAGCGGGCCCGGCCACAGCGCGCCGGGCGCGGGCGACGCCGCCGCGCCCCGGCGCACGGCGGCATCGGCTGCACGGCCGCCGCGCCGGGCGCTGTTCGCCGCCCTGGCCGCCGGCCTGTGCTGGCTCGCCGCCGCGCCCGGCGTCGCGTCCGCCGCCGACGCGCCGGCCGGCGCCGATGCCGCGACCCGCAACGGCCGCGACATCTACCAACGCTTCCGCGACGGCCTCGCCGACCCGAGCTGCGAACCCGGCGTCAGCGCCCGCTGGCGCCAGCACTTCGCCAACGCGCCCAAGCGCCTGGCGAGCAAGGACGACGACCTGCTGCCGCTGTTCGGCTACGTCGTCGACGCCCTGCGCGAGAACCACCTGCCGACCGAATACGCGCTGATCCCGTTCGTCGAAAGCGGCTACCGCCCCGGCGCGCGCAGCGCCGCCGGCCCGGCCGGGCTGTGGCAGATGATCGCGATGACCGCGCGCAACCACCGCGTACCGATGCGCGAAGGCTACGACGGCCGCCTGTCGCCGGTGGAATCGACCCAGGCCGCGGTGCGTTACCTCAAGACCTTGCACGGCATGTTCGGCGGCGACTGGCGGCTGACGGTGATGGCCTACAACGCCGGCGAGTACCGCGTGTTCAACGCGATCAAGCGCGCCGGCGTCAACATCGCCGACGCCCGCCACGACCAGCTGACCGGCCTGTCCGACATCACCACCGCCTACGTGCGCAAGCTGCACGCGCTGTCGTGCCTGATGGAACAGGCCGACGACCGCGAGGAATGGCTGAGCGCGCTCGATCGCCCGGTGCCGCGGCTGGCCGCGGTGACCGTGCCCGACGGCGTCGACAGCGTCGGCGAATGGGCCGCGCGCACCGACCAGGATGCGGCCTGGCTGCAACGCCTGAACCCGGTGTTCGGCGACGGCCGCATCGGCCGCCCCGGCGGCCGCCGCGCGCCGTTGCTGGCGGTCGCCGCGACCGCGGTCGGCGCGCCGGCGGCGACGACGCCGGAACTGGCGACCGCATCCGGCGATTTGCCGCCCGCCGATGCCAACGCGAAGACCGCCGCCAACGCCAGATCCGCCGACGCGGCGAAATCCTTGGCGAGCGCGAAACCGGGCGATGCGGGCAAAGGCGACGCCAAGACCTTCGCCAGTGCCAAGCCGGGCGATGCGGCGAAGATCGATGCCAAATCCCTCGCGGCGAACCCGTCGGGCGACGCGGCCAGGAACGATTCCAAGCCCGTCGCTGCGAACAAGCCCGGCGATGCGGCGAAAGACTACGCGAAGCCGATCGCCTCGGCGGCGTCGCGCGACAACGCCGCGTCGACCTTCGGCTCCGTCGACGACGACCGCCCGGCCGAAGCCGCGGCGCGCCCGGCCAAACCGCAGCGCGCGCAGGCCGCCGCCGCGCCGCGCAAGCACACCGTCGGCCGCGGCGAGAACGCGTGGACCATCGCCAAGCGCTACGGCGTGCGCGCGGCCGATCTGCTCAAGCGCAACGGGCTGGCCGCCAATGCGGTGCTCAAGCCGGGGCAGTCGCTGTTGATCGATTCGCCGGCGGGCAAGCGCAAGTAA
- the gloB gene encoding hydroxyacylglutathione hydrolase has translation MRLLALPALSDNYIWALSGDGGALIVDPGEPGPVLAAAAEGLRPAAILLTHHHPDHIGGTAALLERWPQMPVYSPHDERIAEATERLIEGARFDAAGHALRVMEVPGHTRSHIAYVLDAGPDGDPVAFTGDTLFSLGCGRLFEGTPAQMLASLSRLAALPDPTRICCGHEYTLSNAAFARVVEPDNPALQRRYQQAQAMRDAGQPTLPSRLADERAANPFLRSREPAVIAAVAARLGRAPADEVETFAELRLWKDGFRA, from the coding sequence ATGCGGCTGCTCGCCTTGCCCGCCCTCAGCGACAACTACATCTGGGCCCTGTCCGGCGACGGCGGCGCCCTGATCGTCGACCCGGGCGAGCCCGGGCCGGTGCTGGCCGCGGCCGCCGAGGGACTACGCCCGGCCGCGATCCTGCTGACCCACCACCACCCCGACCATATCGGCGGAACCGCGGCGTTGCTGGAACGTTGGCCGCAGATGCCGGTGTATTCGCCGCACGACGAGCGCATCGCCGAAGCCACCGAGCGGCTAATCGAAGGCGCCCGCTTCGACGCCGCCGGGCACGCCCTGCGGGTTATGGAAGTGCCCGGCCACACCCGCAGCCACATCGCCTATGTGCTCGACGCCGGCCCCGACGGCGACCCGGTGGCGTTCACCGGCGACACCTTGTTCAGCCTGGGCTGTGGCCGCCTGTTCGAAGGTACGCCCGCCCAAATGCTGGCCTCGCTGAGCCGGCTGGCGGCCCTGCCCGATCCGACCCGGATCTGCTGCGGCCACGAATACACCCTGTCCAACGCCGCGTTCGCGCGCGTGGTCGAACCCGACAACCCGGCGCTGCAACGCCGCTACCAACAGGCCCAGGCCATGCGCGACGCCGGACAACCGACCCTGCCCAGCCGCCTCGCCGACGAGCGCGCGGCCAATCCGTTCCTGCGCAGCCGCGAGCCGGCGGTGATCGCCGCGGTCGCCGCGCGCCTGGGCCGGGCGCCGGCGGACGAGGTCGAGACCTTCGCCGAATTGCGGCTATGGAAGGACGGGTTCCGCGCGTGA
- a CDS encoding methyltransferase domain-containing protein: MPALSHGRQPDPGPRPGAATGPGQALRWFGEVSGHGLLEVESGAMARVLAASPTLPWAWFGVAAASPPHGRGVALRRSVDGFDGAVRCRLPLPLASEAFGAVLLQHVFDDGADPLPLLGECARILAPGGRLWLATLNPWSPYRLRWARSGLRARDAGHWQAALRSSGFAADPVSLQWLGPRWREAHGEVGVGAADVLRAGVALTLTKRVHAAIPPPRLQQLRWQTGLVPRDAAAQRGTAAAREREDGAD; encoded by the coding sequence ATGCCCGCGCTGTCCCACGGACGTCAACCCGACCCCGGTCCGCGACCCGGCGCCGCGACCGGTCCCGGCCAGGCCCTGCGCTGGTTCGGCGAGGTCTCCGGCCACGGCCTGCTGGAGGTCGAATCCGGCGCGATGGCGCGGGTGCTGGCCGCCAGCCCGACCTTGCCGTGGGCCTGGTTCGGGGTCGCCGCGGCCTCGCCGCCGCACGGCCGCGGGGTGGCGCTGCGGCGCAGCGTCGACGGCTTCGACGGCGCCGTGCGCTGCCGCCTGCCGCTGCCGCTGGCCAGCGAGGCGTTCGGCGCGGTGCTGTTGCAGCACGTGTTCGACGACGGCGCCGACCCGCTGCCGCTGCTCGGCGAATGCGCGCGCATCCTCGCCCCGGGCGGGCGGCTGTGGTTGGCCACGCTCAATCCCTGGAGCCCGTACCGGCTGCGCTGGGCGCGCAGCGGCCTGCGCGCGCGCGATGCCGGGCACTGGCAGGCGGCGCTGCGCAGCTCGGGCTTCGCCGCCGACCCGGTCAGCCTGCAATGGCTGGGCCCGCGCTGGCGCGAGGCGCACGGCGAGGTCGGCGTCGGCGCCGCCGACGTGCTGCGCGCCGGGGTCGCGCTGACCCTGACCAAGCGCGTGCACGCGGCGATCCCGCCGCCGCGCCTGCAGCAACTGCGCTGGCAGACCGGGCTGGTGCCGCGCGACGCCGCCGCCCAGCGCGGCACGGCCGCGGCGCGCGAGCGCGAGGACGGCGCGGACTGA
- the rnhA gene encoding ribonuclease HI — translation MSQTDSGADKTVSIHTDGACLGNPGPGGWAALLRYKGHERELSGGEADTTNNRMELMGAIMGLEALTEPCQVVLTTDSQYVRKGITEWIGNWARRGWKTAGGDPVKNRDLWERLHSASQRHSIDWKWVKGHSGQPENERVDTLARLQAERLRPYRP, via the coding sequence GTGAGCCAAACCGATTCGGGCGCCGACAAGACCGTGTCCATCCATACCGACGGCGCTTGCCTCGGCAATCCCGGTCCCGGCGGCTGGGCCGCGCTGCTGCGCTACAAGGGCCACGAGCGCGAGCTGTCCGGCGGCGAAGCGGACACCACCAACAACCGCATGGAGCTGATGGGCGCGATCATGGGCCTGGAAGCGCTGACCGAGCCCTGCCAGGTGGTGCTGACCACCGACTCGCAGTACGTGCGCAAGGGCATCACCGAGTGGATCGGCAACTGGGCGCGGCGCGGCTGGAAGACCGCCGGCGGCGACCCGGTCAAGAACCGCGACCTGTGGGAACGCCTGCACTCGGCCAGCCAGCGCCATTCGATCGACTGGAAGTGGGTCAAGGGCCACTCCGGCCAGCCGGAGAACGAGCGCGTCGACACCCTGGCGCGGCTGCAGGCCGAGCGTCTGCGTCCGTACCGCCCCTGA
- the dnaQ gene encoding DNA polymerase III subunit epsilon: MRQIILDTETTGLSWERGNRVVEIGCVEFVERRPTGRTYHQYIKPDCDFEAGAQEVTGLSLERLAGEPRMEEVVEAFLAFIEGAELIIHNAAFDVGFLNNELSICGAQYGKLGDHVTGIEDSLLMARQRFPGQRNSLDALCKRLGVDNSHRQLHGALLDAQILGEVYIALTSGQEEIGFADPAALAAQVERVAVQVDLSAPRPRVVVPAQELAAHQARLEKLRKKAGKCVWDLVDPPVAVAAQV; the protein is encoded by the coding sequence ATGCGTCAGATCATCCTGGATACCGAAACCACCGGCCTGAGCTGGGAGCGCGGCAATCGCGTGGTCGAAATCGGCTGCGTCGAGTTCGTCGAGCGCCGTCCCACCGGCCGCACCTACCACCAGTACATCAAGCCCGATTGCGACTTCGAGGCCGGCGCGCAGGAAGTCACCGGCCTGTCGCTGGAGCGGCTGGCGGGCGAGCCGCGCATGGAGGAAGTGGTCGAGGCGTTCCTGGCCTTCATCGAAGGCGCGGAACTCATCATCCACAACGCGGCCTTCGACGTCGGCTTCCTCAACAACGAGCTGTCGATCTGCGGCGCGCAGTACGGCAAGCTCGGCGATCACGTCACCGGCATCGAAGACTCGCTGCTGATGGCGCGCCAGCGCTTCCCCGGCCAGCGCAATTCGCTGGACGCGCTGTGCAAGCGCCTGGGCGTGGACAACTCGCACCGCCAGCTGCACGGCGCGTTGCTCGACGCCCAGATCCTCGGCGAGGTCTACATCGCGCTGACCTCGGGCCAGGAGGAGATCGGCTTCGCCGATCCGGCCGCGTTGGCGGCGCAGGTCGAGCGGGTCGCGGTGCAGGTCGACCTCAGCGCGCCGCGTCCGCGCGTGGTGGTGCCGGCGCAGGAACTCGCCGCGCATCAGGCGCGGCTGGAGAAGCTGCGCAAGAAGGCCGGCAAGTGCGTGTGGGATCTGGTCGATCCGCCGGTCGCGGTGGCTGCGCAGGTCTGA
- a CDS encoding PP2C family protein-serine/threonine phosphatase has protein sequence MIEFGHLTHVGLRRELNEDTYYGDSELGLWLVADGMGGHEYGEVASALAREVIVREVRGGAALAQAIRIADEEIIRTSRRRNDTLPMGTTVVAARINGNRFEVAWVGDSRVYLWRDGHLAQLSQDHSYVQELIANGVITHEQARSHPHRSVVTQALGVTDPRNLNVETMTGELRPGMQLLLCSDGLTEEVDDRAIARVLAHNDCSAQECVDSLVAAALDGGGSDNITVVLVRSH, from the coding sequence ATGATCGAATTCGGACACCTCACGCACGTCGGCCTGCGCCGCGAACTCAACGAAGACACCTATTACGGCGACAGCGAGCTGGGCTTGTGGCTGGTCGCCGACGGCATGGGCGGCCACGAGTACGGCGAGGTCGCCAGCGCGCTGGCGCGCGAGGTGATCGTGCGCGAAGTGCGCGGCGGCGCCGCGCTGGCGCAGGCGATCCGGATCGCCGACGAGGAGATCATCCGCACCTCGCGCCGGCGCAACGACACCCTGCCGATGGGCACCACCGTGGTCGCCGCGCGCATCAACGGCAACCGCTTCGAGGTCGCCTGGGTCGGCGACAGCCGGGTCTACCTGTGGCGCGACGGCCATCTGGCCCAGCTGTCGCAGGACCACAGCTACGTGCAGGAGCTCATCGCCAACGGCGTGATCACCCACGAGCAGGCGCGCAGCCACCCGCACCGCAGCGTGGTGACCCAGGCGCTCGGCGTGACCGACCCGCGCAACCTCAACGTCGAGACCATGACCGGCGAACTGCGCCCGGGCATGCAACTGCTGCTGTGCAGCGACGGGCTGACCGAGGAAGTCGACGACCGCGCGATCGCGCGGGTGCTGGCGCACAACGACTGCAGCGCGCAGGAATGCGTGGATTCGCTGGTCGCCGCGGCGCTCGACGGCGGCGGCTCGGACAACATCACCGTAGTCCTGGTGCGCAGCCACTAA
- a CDS encoding DUF6165 family protein — protein MSEILVPVSFGELLDKIAILQIKSERMSDEAKLANVRAELTALERTWMAHPAAGNDIVRLRAELKAVNERLWVIEDDIRIKEKRQEFDAGFIALARSVYVENDVRARVKKEINLALGSTYVEEKSYQDYGTGPV, from the coding sequence ATGTCCGAAATCCTGGTCCCGGTGTCCTTTGGCGAACTGCTCGACAAGATCGCGATCCTGCAGATCAAGTCCGAGCGTATGAGCGACGAAGCCAAGCTGGCCAACGTGCGCGCCGAACTGACCGCGCTGGAGCGCACCTGGATGGCGCACCCGGCCGCCGGCAACGACATCGTGCGCCTGCGCGCCGAGCTCAAGGCGGTCAACGAGCGCCTGTGGGTCATCGAGGACGACATCCGGATCAAGGAAAAGCGCCAGGAGTTCGACGCCGGGTTCATCGCCCTGGCGCGTTCGGTCTATGTCGAGAACGACGTGCGCGCGCGGGTCAAGAAGGAGATCAACCTGGCCCTGGGTTCGACCTATGTGGAGGAGAAGTCCTACCAGGACTACGGCACCGGTCCGGTCTGA
- a CDS encoding NADAR family protein produces MTPLSLDPLLAAVRGGAHFDYLCFWGHRVKPGEVGKSCFSQWYPAGFELDGERYATAEHWMMAGKARLFGDAAIAARILASDDPAEVKALGRKIAGFDETLWAERRYPLVVAGNRAKFAQNPALGAFLLGTGEQVLVEASPVDAVWGIGLAADHADATRPERWRGLNLLGFALMDVRAQLAAQG; encoded by the coding sequence ATGACCCCGCTTTCGCTGGACCCGCTGCTCGCCGCCGTGCGCGGCGGCGCGCATTTCGATTACCTGTGCTTCTGGGGCCACCGGGTCAAGCCCGGCGAGGTCGGCAAGAGCTGCTTCAGCCAGTGGTACCCGGCCGGGTTCGAACTCGACGGCGAGCGCTACGCGACCGCCGAGCACTGGATGATGGCCGGCAAGGCGCGGCTGTTCGGCGACGCGGCGATCGCCGCGCGCATCCTCGCCAGCGACGACCCGGCCGAGGTCAAGGCCTTGGGCCGCAAGATCGCAGGCTTCGACGAGACTCTATGGGCCGAACGGCGCTACCCGCTGGTGGTCGCCGGCAACCGGGCCAAGTTCGCGCAGAACCCGGCGCTGGGCGCGTTCCTGCTCGGCACCGGCGAGCAGGTGCTGGTCGAAGCCAGCCCGGTCGACGCGGTCTGGGGCATCGGACTGGCCGCCGACCATGCCGACGCGACCCGGCCGGAGCGCTGGCGCGGGCTCAATCTGCTGGGCTTCGCGCTGATGGACGTGCGCGCGCAGTTGGCGGCGCAGGGCTGA
- a CDS encoding glycosyltransferase family 9 protein, with translation MTPNQPTLGPAPNLCLLRLSALGDVTHVVPLVRTLRQARPQARIAWIIGKGERRLLEGLDGVELVEYDKKSGWAGMRALRRSLRERGLIGGDGRFDALLQMQVAARANLLSAFVPATRRIGYDRSRSKDLHGLFVNERIPDRPGIHVLDAIGSFCEPLGLRQTEVVWDLPVPDDAREWARAQWPEDGTPTLLISPCSSHTLRNWRPERYAAVADHAAARGWRVVMCGGRSQLERDTTDAIVAAMAHPALDLVGKDTLKQLPALLERGQLLMTPDSGPMHIANAMGTKVLGLHAASNPARSGPYSDLRYCADRYDDAARKYLGKSAAQIAWGTKIEHDGVMDLITVEDGVAAFERYRADHPGR, from the coding sequence ATGACCCCGAACCAACCGACTTTGGGGCCCGCCCCGAATCTTTGCCTGCTGCGCCTGTCGGCGCTCGGCGACGTCACCCACGTGGTGCCGCTGGTGCGCACTTTGCGCCAGGCCCGGCCGCAGGCGCGCATCGCCTGGATCATCGGCAAGGGCGAGCGCCGCCTGCTCGAAGGCCTGGACGGCGTGGAGTTGGTCGAATACGACAAGAAAAGCGGCTGGGCCGGCATGCGCGCGCTGCGCCGGAGCCTGCGCGAACGCGGCCTGATCGGCGGCGACGGCAGGTTCGACGCGCTGCTGCAGATGCAGGTCGCCGCGCGCGCCAACCTGCTGTCGGCGTTCGTGCCGGCGACGCGGCGGATCGGCTACGACCGCTCGCGCTCCAAGGACCTGCACGGCCTGTTCGTCAACGAACGCATCCCCGACCGCCCCGGCATCCACGTGCTCGACGCCATCGGCAGCTTCTGCGAACCGCTGGGCCTGCGCCAGACCGAGGTGGTCTGGGACCTGCCGGTGCCCGACGACGCGCGCGAATGGGCGCGTGCGCAGTGGCCCGAGGACGGCACCCCGACGCTGCTGATCTCGCCGTGCTCCAGCCACACCCTGCGCAACTGGCGCCCCGAGCGCTACGCCGCGGTCGCCGACCACGCCGCCGCGCGCGGCTGGCGGGTGGTGATGTGCGGCGGCCGCAGCCAGCTCGAGCGCGACACCACCGACGCGATCGTCGCGGCGATGGCCCACCCCGCCCTGGACCTGGTCGGCAAGGACACCCTCAAGCAACTGCCGGCCCTGCTCGAACGCGGCCAGTTGCTGATGACCCCGGATTCCGGCCCGATGCACATCGCCAACGCGATGGGCACCAAGGTGCTCGGCCTGCACGCGGCCAGCAACCCGGCGCGCAGCGGTCCCTACAGCGACCTGCGCTACTGCGCCGACCGCTACGACGACGCCGCGCGCAAGTACCTGGGCAAATCGGCGGCGCAAATCGCCTGGGGCACCAAGATCGAGCACGACGGGGTCATGGACCTGATTACCGTCGAAGACGGCGTCGCCGCATTCGAGCGCTATCGCGCCGACCATCCGGGACGCTGA
- a CDS encoding 3-deoxy-D-manno-octulosonic acid kinase — protein sequence MTGYDAAEGLTPYRDESGYGAILFDRARVQQAAPDWFAPAHWGERARPVDSGGRGGAWFVDAPFGPAVLRRYLRGGLVARFNRDRYWWRGGDRTRSFAEFRLTREAARRGLPVPAPIAALYRREGGLQYRAAILVARLDDVRSLADRAAVAGDGAPWEETGRLIARCHRAGLDHADLNATNLLFDPTGRGWVIDLDRGQFRIPATGWRERNLARLKRSLLKLRGSRTPEEVERDFARLRTAYDRAWERGY from the coding sequence ATGACGGGTTATGACGCCGCCGAGGGACTGACGCCGTACCGCGACGAGAGCGGCTACGGAGCGATTCTGTTCGACCGCGCACGGGTGCAGCAAGCCGCGCCGGACTGGTTCGCGCCCGCGCACTGGGGCGAGCGCGCGCGGCCGGTCGACAGCGGCGGCCGCGGCGGGGCCTGGTTCGTCGACGCGCCGTTCGGCCCTGCGGTGCTGCGCCGCTACCTGCGCGGCGGCCTGGTCGCGCGCTTCAACCGCGACCGCTACTGGTGGCGCGGCGGCGACCGCACCCGCAGTTTCGCCGAGTTCCGCCTGACCCGCGAGGCCGCGCGCCGCGGCCTGCCGGTGCCGGCGCCGATCGCCGCGCTGTACCGGCGCGAGGGCGGCCTGCAGTACCGCGCCGCGATCCTGGTCGCGCGGCTCGACGACGTGCGCTCGCTGGCCGACCGCGCCGCGGTCGCCGGCGACGGCGCGCCGTGGGAGGAAACCGGCCGGCTGATCGCCCGCTGCCACCGCGCCGGGCTCGACCACGCCGACCTCAACGCCACCAACCTGCTGTTCGACCCGACCGGCCGCGGCTGGGTGATCGACCTGGACCGCGGCCAGTTCCGCATTCCCGCCACCGGCTGGCGCGAACGCAACCTCGCCCGGCTCAAGCGCTCGCTGCTGAAACTGCGCGGTTCGCGCACGCCCGAGGAGGTCGAACGCGACTTCGCCCGATTGCGCACGGCCTATGACCGCGCCTGGGAACGTGGTTACTAG
- a CDS encoding MBL fold metallo-hydrolase — protein sequence MTWRLRLHGVGNASAVELGSAMATLERDGEPWLTVDCGGEGLTAFLAHYGRMPEAVFLTHAHMDHIAGFERLFVAHYFDEARRGKPRLYIPAPLVPLLQQRVADYPNVLAEGGVNFWDAFQLVPVSGHFWHRGLRMEVFPVRHHWPDSAFGLRLRGSAVWTGDTRPIPEMLAKFADEGELIAHDCALHGNPSHSGIEDLEREYSRALLQRCVLYHYASREEGDALAARGYRVGRPGEAIDLADPTAAQVPPS from the coding sequence ATGACTTGGCGGCTGCGTCTGCACGGTGTCGGCAATGCGTCGGCGGTGGAACTGGGATCGGCGATGGCCACGCTGGAGCGCGACGGCGAGCCCTGGCTCACCGTGGATTGCGGCGGCGAGGGCCTGACCGCGTTCCTCGCCCACTACGGGCGCATGCCCGAGGCGGTGTTCCTGACCCACGCGCACATGGATCACATCGCCGGTTTCGAGCGCTTGTTCGTGGCCCACTATTTCGATGAGGCCCGGCGCGGCAAGCCGCGGCTGTACATCCCGGCGCCGCTGGTGCCGCTGTTGCAGCAGCGCGTGGCCGATTACCCCAACGTGCTGGCCGAGGGCGGGGTGAACTTCTGGGACGCGTTCCAGCTGGTGCCGGTCAGCGGCCACTTCTGGCACCGCGGCCTGCGCATGGAAGTGTTCCCGGTGCGCCACCACTGGCCCGACAGCGCGTTCGGCCTGCGCCTGCGCGGCAGCGCGGTGTGGACCGGCGATACCCGCCCGATCCCGGAAATGCTGGCCAAGTTCGCCGACGAAGGCGAACTGATCGCGCACGACTGCGCCCTGCACGGCAACCCTTCGCACAGCGGCATCGAGGACCTGGAGCGCGAATACTCGCGGGCGTTGCTGCAACGCTGTGTCCTGTATCACTACGCCAGCCGCGAGGAGGGCGACGCGCTGGCCGCGCGGGGGTATCGTGTCGGCAGGCCCGGCGAGGCCATCGACCTGGCCGACCCCACTGCCGCACAGGTGCCGCCTTCGTGA
- the moaA gene encoding GTP 3',8-cyclase MoaA: protein MNAAADRLVPLAAAGPLDRRGRPLRDLRLSLIEACNFRCPYCMPAERVPDDYGLDAASRLSFDEIETLVRGFVRVGVRKLRLTGGEPLLRKNLPELIARLARIDGLDDLALTTNGALLARQARALREAGLRRLTVSLDALDPDLFRRLSGGRGDIAQVWAGIEAARAAGFGPLKINTVVQRGVNEDQVLALAERFRGSGDVLRFIEYMDVGNCNGWDARGVVGSQELRDALHARWPLRALDAQYRGEVASRYAYRDGAGEVGFVSSISAPFCGDCHRARVSADGRLYTCLFASEGSDLRPALAQGEAALVERVSAMWSGRNDRYSELRAADAPRPKRHVEMFLIGG from the coding sequence GTGAATGCCGCTGCCGACCGCCTCGTCCCGCTCGCCGCCGCCGGTCCGCTCGACCGCCGAGGCCGGCCGCTGCGGGACCTGAGGCTGTCGCTGATCGAGGCCTGCAACTTCCGCTGTCCCTATTGCATGCCGGCCGAGCGCGTGCCGGACGACTACGGCCTGGACGCCGCGTCGCGGCTGAGCTTCGACGAGATCGAGACCCTGGTGCGCGGCTTCGTCCGCGTCGGCGTGCGCAAACTGCGCCTGACCGGCGGCGAGCCCTTGCTGCGCAAGAACCTGCCGGAACTGATCGCGCGGCTGGCGCGGATCGACGGCCTCGACGACTTGGCCCTGACCACCAACGGCGCGCTGCTGGCGCGGCAGGCGCGCGCGCTGCGCGAGGCCGGGCTGCGCCGGCTGACGGTGAGCCTGGACGCGCTCGACCCGGACCTGTTCCGGCGCCTGTCCGGCGGCCGCGGCGACATCGCCCAGGTCTGGGCCGGCATCGAGGCCGCGCGCGCGGCGGGGTTCGGGCCGCTGAAGATCAATACGGTGGTCCAGCGCGGCGTCAACGAAGACCAGGTGCTGGCGCTGGCCGAACGCTTCCGCGGCAGCGGCGACGTGCTGCGCTTCATCGAGTACATGGACGTCGGCAACTGCAACGGCTGGGACGCGCGCGGCGTGGTCGGTTCGCAGGAACTGCGCGACGCGCTGCACGCGCGCTGGCCGCTGCGCGCGCTGGATGCGCAGTACCGCGGCGAAGTCGCCTCGCGCTACGCCTACCGCGACGGCGCCGGCGAAGTCGGCTTCGTGTCCTCGATCAGCGCCCCGTTCTGCGGCGACTGCCACCGCGCCCGGGTGTCCGCCGACGGCCGCCTGTACACCTGCCTGTTCGCCTCCGAAGGCAGCGACCTGCGGCCGGCGCTGGCGCAGGGCGAAGCCGCGCTGGTCGAGCGGGTCAGCGCGATGTGGAGCGGGCGCAACGACCGCTACAGCGAACTGCGCGCGGCCGATGCGCCGCGGCCGAAGCGGCATGTGGAGATGTTCCTGATCGGCGGTTAG